A region from the Ancylothrix sp. D3o genome encodes:
- the coaBC gene encoding bifunctional phosphopantothenoylcysteine decarboxylase/phosphopantothenate--cysteine ligase CoaBC: MKNWDFTPPPASELGDHDVPLDGYYLKGKRIALLICGGIAAIKAPMIARALRKYGGDVVAFTSKEALRYTTVDALEWSTTNRVITKLTSAAEHLSDSAPFDAYLVAPATYNTINKMALGIADGVITSALGSAIGRMEEGKTKILVVPTMHGSLHNSILIESLKKLDKMGVKIVPPRQDYGKDNIPSGIEIVAEVSRAVSDSPLKDVAVLVTGGPTPVKIDNVRVITNKFTGQLGIEIASELYFKGADVTLIHGYSGYQIPSYLPHKIANTYEEYLASVMEELAQKSYQFGIFTAAVADYKPETVLPGKTPSGGALNQINLIPTLKVIEQVREKFPDLFMITFKYQEGISHEELMAIAQTRLQRYNAVVANRGEEKGPNGEQIAYLVTEHNEVISWMGKKEIARGLVSYMEGIF, translated from the coding sequence ATGAAAAATTGGGATTTTACACCACCACCGGCTTCGGAGTTAGGCGACCATGATGTACCCCTGGATGGGTATTATTTGAAAGGTAAACGCATTGCGCTTTTAATTTGTGGTGGTATTGCTGCAATAAAAGCACCGATGATTGCTCGCGCTTTGCGGAAATATGGCGGGGATGTGGTGGCTTTTACATCGAAAGAAGCTTTGCGTTATACGACTGTTGATGCACTTGAGTGGAGTACGACAAATCGCGTTATTACAAAGCTTACTTCTGCGGCAGAACATCTCAGCGATAGTGCGCCGTTTGATGCTTATTTAGTTGCACCGGCTACCTATAATACCATCAATAAAATGGCGTTGGGAATTGCCGATGGTGTGATTACTTCGGCTTTGGGTTCGGCAATTGGTAGGATGGAAGAAGGGAAAACTAAAATTTTAGTTGTGCCAACAATGCACGGCAGTTTACACAATTCTATTTTGATTGAATCTTTAAAAAAATTAGACAAAATGGGGGTGAAAATTGTACCGCCAAGACAAGATTATGGTAAGGACAATATCCCTTCAGGAATTGAAATTGTCGCCGAAGTTTCCCGCGCTGTCAGTGATTCACCCTTAAAAGATGTAGCGGTTTTAGTAACTGGTGGGCCCACGCCGGTTAAAATTGACAATGTTCGAGTAATCACAAATAAATTCACCGGCCAATTAGGTATAGAGATCGCCTCCGAACTGTATTTTAAAGGCGCGGATGTTACATTAATTCACGGCTATAGTGGCTATCAAATTCCCAGTTATTTACCTCATAAAATTGCTAACACTTATGAGGAATATTTGGCGAGTGTAATGGAAGAATTAGCGCAAAAATCTTATCAATTTGGCATATTTACAGCAGCGGTAGCCGACTATAAACCTGAAACGGTATTGCCTGGTAAAACTCCCAGCGGTGGCGCTTTGAACCAAATTAACTTAATACCAACTTTAAAAGTAATTGAACAAGTGAGAGAAAAATTTCCAGATTTATTTATGATTACCTTTAAATACCAAGAAGGAATAAGCCATGAAGAATTGATGGCAATTGCCCAGACGAGATTACAGCGATATAATGCAGTGGTAGCTAATCGTGGCGAAGAAAAAGGGCCAAATGGAGAGCAGATTGCTTATTTGGTAACAGAACATAATGAAGTAATTAGCTGGATGGGGAAAAAAGAAATCGCTAGAGGCTTGGTTAGTTATATGGAGGGAATTTTCTAG